The Agrobacterium vitis genome has a segment encoding these proteins:
- a CDS encoding GntR family transcriptional regulator has translation MIDTVNVRTLDVQRQPSVTEQVFELLYRQVVELELPPGAKLSEVDVAKQMGVSRQPVRDAFYRLSQQGFLMIRPQRATVVTHISERGVLQARFIRTALEMETVRAAAERLSDEQIAALDDLVQRQIKAMDAGNKMLFHELDDEFHRQICKMSGHDFAWALIRDSKAHMDRIRYLSLAFGAQSAIDDHIEIMAALKARDGDRAAANMRVHLSRILSIISRIRETQGQYFATE, from the coding sequence ATGATTGATACGGTCAATGTGCGCACGCTGGATGTTCAGCGGCAACCTTCGGTCACCGAGCAGGTCTTCGAGCTGTTATACCGGCAGGTGGTTGAACTGGAGCTGCCGCCCGGGGCAAAATTGTCGGAAGTGGATGTTGCCAAGCAGATGGGCGTGTCTCGCCAACCGGTGCGCGACGCCTTCTATCGCCTGTCCCAGCAGGGCTTCCTGATGATCCGCCCGCAACGGGCAACTGTGGTGACGCATATTTCCGAACGCGGGGTCTTGCAGGCCCGCTTCATCCGCACGGCACTGGAAATGGAAACCGTGCGGGCCGCCGCCGAGCGGTTGAGCGACGAGCAGATCGCGGCGCTTGACGACCTGGTACAGCGGCAGATCAAAGCCATGGACGCTGGCAACAAGATGCTGTTTCACGAGTTGGACGACGAGTTTCATCGGCAGATCTGTAAGATGTCGGGCCATGACTTCGCCTGGGCGCTGATCCGCGACAGCAAGGCGCATATGGACCGAATCCGTTATCTCAGCCTTGCTTTCGGTGCGCAAAGCGCCATTGACGACCATATCGAGATCATGGCCGCGTTGAAGGCACGCGATGGCGACCGGGCGGCAGCCAACATGCGGGTTCATCTGTCCCGCATCCTGTCGATCATCAGCCGGATCAGGGAAACCCAAGGCCAGTATTTCGCGACCGAATGA
- the uxaC gene encoding glucuronate isomerase, translating into MLHPDRLFPLDPTARTLARTLYETVRDLPIVSPHGHTDPRWFAENEAFPDPAQLFVVPDHYVFRMLYSQGIDLTALGVPRVDGGMTETDGRKIWRLFAENFHLFRATPSRMWLDHAFEDVFGLTTRLSAQTADQTYDHIADCLTKPEFRPRALFERFNIEVIATTESPLDELKWHETIRASGWNGRVVTAYRPDPVVDPQFEGFATNIERFGQLAGVDATNWSGYLEAHRNRRAFFKTYGATSSDHGHPTARTEDLPQDQAKALFDKALTGRITPDEADAFRGHMLTEMARMSLEDGLVLQIHPGSYRNHSAGIMAKHGRDKGFDIPTRTDYVRALKPLLDAVGMEKDLTVILFTLDETSYSRELAPLAGAYPALKLGPAWWFFDSPDGMRRFRETTTETAGFYNTVGFNDDTRAFCSIPARHDVARRVDCAYLAELMLTGRLEEDEAQELAGDLAYGLAKKAYRL; encoded by the coding sequence TTGCTTCATCCAGATAGGCTTTTTCCCCTTGACCCCACAGCACGCACGCTGGCGCGCACGCTTTATGAAACGGTCCGCGACCTGCCCATCGTCAGCCCGCATGGCCACACTGACCCCCGCTGGTTTGCGGAAAATGAAGCTTTTCCCGATCCGGCCCAGCTGTTCGTGGTGCCGGACCATTATGTGTTTCGCATGCTCTATTCCCAGGGCATCGACCTCACGGCGCTTGGCGTGCCGCGTGTCGATGGCGGCATGACAGAAACTGATGGCCGCAAGATCTGGCGGCTGTTTGCCGAAAACTTCCACCTGTTTCGCGCCACGCCCAGCCGCATGTGGCTGGACCATGCTTTTGAGGATGTGTTCGGCCTCACGACCCGGCTGTCGGCGCAGACGGCGGACCAGACCTATGACCATATCGCCGATTGCCTGACGAAACCGGAGTTTCGCCCCCGCGCCCTGTTCGAGCGCTTCAATATCGAAGTGATCGCCACCACGGAAAGCCCGCTGGACGAGCTGAAATGGCATGAGACGATCCGCGCCTCCGGCTGGAATGGCCGCGTCGTCACCGCCTACCGGCCTGACCCGGTGGTCGATCCGCAGTTTGAAGGCTTTGCCACCAATATCGAGCGGTTCGGGCAATTGGCTGGCGTCGATGCCACCAACTGGAGCGGCTATCTGGAGGCGCATCGCAACCGCCGCGCCTTCTTCAAAACCTACGGTGCCACCAGTTCCGACCACGGCCATCCCACGGCCCGCACCGAGGACCTGCCGCAGGATCAGGCCAAGGCGCTGTTCGACAAGGCGCTGACCGGGCGGATTACCCCAGATGAGGCTGATGCCTTCCGAGGCCACATGCTGACGGAAATGGCCCGGATGAGCCTGGAAGACGGGTTGGTGCTGCAAATCCATCCCGGTTCCTACCGCAACCATTCCGCTGGCATCATGGCGAAACATGGCCGCGACAAGGGCTTCGATATCCCGACCCGCACCGATTACGTCCGGGCGCTTAAACCCCTGCTGGATGCAGTCGGTATGGAGAAGGACCTGACGGTCATTCTCTTCACGCTGGACGAAACCAGCTATTCGCGCGAACTGGCACCGCTGGCAGGTGCCTATCCGGCCCTGAAGCTCGGCCCCGCCTGGTGGTTCTTCGACAGTCCTGATGGTATGCGCCGCTTCCGCGAGACAACGACCGAGACCGCCGGTTTCTACAATACCGTCGGCTTCAACGATGATACCCGCGCCTTCTGCTCCATCCCGGCCCGCCATGATGTGGCAAGGCGGGTGGATTGCGCCTATCTAGCCGAACTGATGCTGACTGGCCGTCTGGAGGAGGACGAAGCCCAAGAACTTGCAGGCGATCTCGCCTACGGACTGGCGAAAAAGGCCTATCGGCTCTAG
- the kduI gene encoding 5-dehydro-4-deoxy-D-glucuronate isomerase yields the protein MLTVETRHAIDPQTAKSFDTTALRKHFHVGGIFADGEIRLIYTHYDRMIVGGAVPEGASLVLDHVKECGTASILDRRELVVVNIGGTGTVEADATYEMGKGDMLYLGMGAGKITFSGAGRFYILSAPAHHTYPSRLIKIEEAANVTLGSQATSNERTIYQFVHPDVMKACQLVVGMTKLAPGSVWNTMPAHVHDRRMEAYLYFDLPEGQRAFHMMGEPDETRHLVLKNEEGAISPPWSIHSGAGTANYTFIWAMAGDNVDYKDVEVVSMETLK from the coding sequence ATGCTGACCGTTGAAACCCGCCACGCCATCGACCCGCAGACCGCCAAAAGCTTCGACACCACGGCCCTGCGCAAGCATTTCCATGTCGGCGGTATTTTTGCGGATGGTGAAATCCGGCTGATTTATACCCATTACGACCGGATGATCGTCGGTGGTGCAGTGCCTGAAGGTGCTTCACTGGTGCTGGACCATGTGAAGGAATGCGGCACCGCCTCCATTCTCGACCGGCGCGAACTTGTCGTCGTCAACATCGGCGGCACAGGCACGGTCGAGGCGGATGCCACCTATGAAATGGGCAAGGGCGACATGCTCTATCTCGGCATGGGCGCGGGCAAGATCACCTTTTCAGGCGCTGGCCGGTTCTACATTCTCTCAGCCCCGGCCCACCACACCTATCCCTCGCGCCTCATCAAGATTGAGGAAGCCGCCAATGTGACGCTTGGCTCGCAGGCGACCTCCAACGAGCGCACCATCTACCAGTTCGTGCATCCTGATGTGATGAAGGCCTGCCAGCTGGTGGTCGGCATGACCAAGCTTGCCCCCGGCTCCGTCTGGAACACCATGCCCGCCCATGTCCATGACCGGCGCATGGAAGCCTATCTGTATTTCGACCTGCCGGAAGGCCAGCGCGCTTTCCATATGATGGGCGAGCCGGACGAGACCCGGCACCTCGTGTTGAAAAACGAGGAAGGCGCGATTTCGCCGCCTTGGTCGATCCATTCGGGTGCAGGTACCGCCAATTACACTTTCATCTGGGCGATGGCCGGTGACAATGTCGATTACAAGGATGTCGAAGTGGTCTCGATGGAGACGCTGAAGTGA
- a CDS encoding sugar kinase, with amino-acid sequence MSNRRILTIGECMVEMAPREDGAYQRNFAGDTFNTAWYLRRLLGADEGVDYCSAIGVDAISQAMLAFMQAAGIGTGHLRRLEDATVGLYMIELVNGERSFSYWRGQSAAKRLADDRAFLLEAVRGRDLILFSGITLAILSPAGRQQLLEVLAQARDAGSLIAFDPNMRARLWPDRDSMCNAVSQAAKVADIVLPSFDEDGPNFDDVTPDATIIRYRKAGAVTVVVKNGAGRVHAFDAAEGPVTFDPVPVADLVDTTAAGDSFNAGFLSARLSGVAMAEALAQGAAVSAQVIRKRGALVKIENIP; translated from the coding sequence ATGAGCAATAGACGGATCTTGACCATCGGCGAATGCATGGTGGAAATGGCGCCCCGCGAAGATGGTGCCTATCAACGCAATTTCGCCGGCGATACATTCAACACGGCCTGGTATCTGCGCCGTCTTCTGGGTGCAGACGAAGGGGTGGATTATTGCTCGGCCATCGGTGTCGATGCTATTTCGCAAGCCATGCTCGCCTTCATGCAAGCGGCGGGAATAGGCACCGGGCATTTACGCCGTCTGGAGGATGCGACGGTCGGGCTTTATATGATTGAGCTTGTCAATGGCGAGCGCAGTTTCAGCTATTGGCGCGGCCAATCCGCCGCCAAGCGTCTGGCAGACGACCGTGCGTTTCTTTTAGAGGCCGTACGGGGCCGCGATCTCATTCTGTTTTCCGGCATTACCCTTGCCATCCTGTCCCCGGCGGGCCGTCAGCAATTGCTGGAGGTTCTGGCGCAGGCCCGCGATGCTGGCAGCCTGATCGCTTTCGATCCTAATATGCGCGCCCGGCTTTGGCCGGATCGTGATAGCATGTGCAATGCGGTGTCGCAGGCGGCCAAGGTTGCCGACATCGTCCTGCCGTCCTTTGACGAGGATGGGCCGAATTTCGACGATGTCACACCTGATGCCACGATTATCCGATACCGAAAAGCAGGTGCGGTAACCGTGGTGGTCAAGAATGGCGCGGGCCGTGTGCATGCCTTTGACGCAGCAGAAGGGCCAGTGACATTCGATCCCGTGCCGGTCGCCGATCTCGTCGATACGACAGCAGCTGGCGATAGTTTCAATGCCGGCTTCCTGTCGGCCCGCCTTTCGGGTGTCGCGATGGCTGAGGCATTGGCGCAAGGGGCTGCCGTTTCCGCTCAGGTGATCCGTAAGCGAGGCGCCTTGGTGAAGATCGAAAATATCCCCTGA
- a CDS encoding cupin domain-containing protein, which translates to MDTDFVRTFPVVETGHGVTRQILSDSPELMVVKFAFAKGAEGLRHHHPHVQSTYVQSGRFEFSIGDETFTVGPGDSFVIPSLAFHGCRAIEPGVLIDTFTPRRDDFL; encoded by the coding sequence ATGGATACAGACTTCGTCAGGACCTTTCCGGTGGTCGAAACCGGCCACGGGGTGACCCGCCAGATTCTCTCCGACAGCCCAGAACTGATGGTGGTGAAATTCGCCTTCGCCAAGGGTGCGGAGGGCCTGCGCCACCATCATCCACATGTGCAATCCACCTATGTTCAGTCCGGCCGGTTCGAATTTTCCATCGGCGACGAGACGTTCACGGTCGGTCCGGGCGACAGTTTCGTTATTCCCTCCCTTGCCTTTCACGGCTGCCGGGCCATCGAGCCCGGTGTGCTGATCGACACATTCACGCCCCGGCGTGACGATTTTCTTTGA
- the kduD gene encoding 2-dehydro-3-deoxy-D-gluconate 5-dehydrogenase KduD: MSDLFSLSGKTALVTGANTGIGQAIALSLAGAGASVICAGRSPVTETVEQITNAGGKASGLTLDLSDPMAGSGIFEDLGPVDILVNNAGIIRRADAVDFTEADWDAVMDVNLKAVFFLCQAFAKALFARDAGGKIVNIASMLSFQGGIRVPSYTASKSGVAGLTKLLANEWAAKDINVNAIAPGYIETNNTEALRNDAARNKAILERIPAGRWGEAEDIGGAAVFLSSRAAKYIHGAILNVDGGWLAR, encoded by the coding sequence GTGAGCGATCTGTTCTCTCTTTCGGGCAAGACAGCGCTGGTGACAGGCGCCAATACCGGCATTGGCCAGGCCATTGCCCTGTCGCTTGCCGGGGCTGGCGCCAGCGTGATTTGTGCGGGCCGTTCGCCGGTGACGGAAACTGTCGAGCAGATCACCAATGCTGGCGGCAAGGCCTCCGGCCTCACCCTCGACCTCTCCGACCCGATGGCGGGCAGCGGCATTTTCGAGGATCTCGGCCCGGTCGATATTCTCGTCAACAATGCCGGTATCATCCGCCGCGCCGATGCGGTGGATTTCACCGAGGCCGATTGGGACGCGGTAATGGACGTCAACCTGAAGGCGGTATTCTTCCTCTGCCAGGCCTTCGCCAAGGCCTTGTTTGCCCGCGACGCAGGCGGCAAGATCGTCAATATTGCCTCGATGCTGTCCTTCCAGGGCGGTATACGCGTGCCATCCTATACGGCGTCGAAAAGCGGTGTCGCCGGGCTGACCAAGCTGCTCGCCAACGAGTGGGCGGCAAAAGACATCAATGTCAACGCCATTGCCCCCGGCTATATCGAAACGAACAATACCGAGGCGCTGCGCAATGACGCGGCCCGCAACAAGGCAATCCTGGAGCGCATTCCGGCTGGTCGCTGGGGCGAGGCCGAAGACATTGGCGGGGCTGCGGTGTTTCTTTCCTCAAGGGCGGCCAAATATATCCATGGCGCCATTCTCAATGTCGATGGAGGCTGGCTTGCCCGCTGA